A segment of the Arachis hypogaea cultivar Tifrunner chromosome 5, arahy.Tifrunner.gnm2.J5K5, whole genome shotgun sequence genome:
GGCATGTTTCAGCAAAAAGTTAGCAACAATTAATGAGAGTTCCTTTTTTTTCATGGGGTAAAACAAATTTGGCATATGAGAATGGAAATGCCACGTTTTCTCCATTACTTACTGTGTTGATTGTTGCTGACCAAGCTGGGACAAGAGAGCTTGCTGGAAAGACATAAGTTGCTGCAATAGAACACACATTAATgagaaaattattttgtatatattacTTTAGCAAACAAAATACTACAACCTCATTATCATATTAGATCGTAGTTTAAAGAACCCGGTCTTAATACCTAAAGAAAAGCATCAAATTTAACCCCAGAATGTAAGTCAATTTTTCTTGAATGCTTAGCAAGGAGGGCCATTATCCAACAATTTGAACTAAGCAGCCCATATCCCACTATGACTGGCACTCATCATTTCTTCAATACTAATTACTAAATACAAGTCTATAACCCATTACAGAATAAACTAAATGCAAACGGCTGCACCAACATTCAAAATTAACATTCTTAATAAAGGCATAAAGCACATAAGCATGACTATGTTTCAGTTTGAGATCACATAGTTATTAATGGACGTAATGACATGCAATCAACCCTGTGTTTGAGGGAGAAAACTAAGTCATATTCATCAACAAATTTGAAACAATAAATCTCTCAACCTGCAGGGTCTCTGGTGAGGAAAATAGACGAAGAAATTCTGGGTTTTGCATCACTTCTCTGAGAGAATTTAAATCAGGCATGCCACGCTGCTCAGCATTGACTCCAAGAATCTAAAGTAAAAAAGGATGTTAGATATGTTCAACATATGCACAACTCAGATGGCACATATGTAAATACCTGATTCATAGTCTGCGGATTGGAGAGGATACTTTGCATCATCTGTGAAATAGCTGGATTTTGCATTAACTGTGTGAGTAAAGCAGAATCTGGCATGCCACCCAACATACCATCAAGATCGGGCAGACCAGCCCCTCCTAAGCCAGTGGGTGGTGTCTGCTGCCGAGCATCCGCACCAGTAGTTGATCTTCTAGTGGTATTTTGGGCACCTCCAGCTGCAATAtttaaaatgaattagcataataGTACTTGTCCCAACCCCTCGAAAATGTAGCCAGTAGCTTTAGAaaaggaagaaattaagtatgAAAACTTACTCCCAGCAGATGACCAAGGATTGGGAAGTGGGTTAGTATTGGGCACGGGGGAAGTTGCATCAGAACTAGTAGTTGAGGGATTTGTCGCTTGGTTCCTAACTTGTTCATTTCCTGTATTACCAGTCATTGTAGTGGCATTTAGAAAGGGCTCTTGAACATTTTCGTACATACGCCTCAGCATGTTGAATCCCTCAGGAGAGGATTCAATGTTGCTCATTGCTCTGTCCGTATTCCTCATCATTTCGCGCATGATCTCAGGATTCCTTGTAGCTTCAAGTGTTTGGCGAAGTGTGCTGGGATCATTAAGGATGTGTGCTAGCTCAGGGTTTCGATCCATGAGCTCTTGCATCTGTGGGTTATTCATTATAAGATTCCGCACTATCTCGggattatttattaaattctgCATGGCAGGTGTGTTCATTATTTCCCTCACAATATTGGGATTTGACAAGAATGGTTGCTGCATCTGTTCAAGATCAGGAAAGCCCGCTCCAAATAAGCCACCAAGGCCATTGCCCCCCATCCCATTGAGTCCTAACCCAGGGAATGGTGAAGCACCTAAGCCCCCACCCTCAGTAGCACCGG
Coding sequences within it:
- the LOC112800267 gene encoding ubiquitin domain-containing protein DSK2b-like, which encodes MGGEGAVEDSKANTTEGGGGGGGVNINIRCSNGSKFSVSIGLDSTVVSFKEVVARSCDIPANQQRLIYKGRILKDDQTLQSYGLEADHTVHLVRGFAPSGAGSGTNSTGANSTANTRGAGATEGGGLGASPFPGLGLNGMGGNGLGGLFGAGFPDLEQMQQPFLSNPNIVREIMNTPAMQNLINNPEIVRNLIMNNPQMQELMDRNPELAHILNDPSTLRQTLEATRNPEIMREMMRNTDRAMSNIESSPEGFNMLRRMYENVQEPFLNATTMTGNTGNEQVRNQATNPSTTSSDATSPVPNTNPLPNPWSSAGTGGAQNTTRRSTTGADARQQTPPTGLGGAGLPDLDGMLGGMPDSALLTQLMQNPAISQMMQSILSNPQTMNQILGVNAEQRGMPDLNSLREVMQNPEFLRLFSSPETLQQLMSFQQALLSQLGQQQSTQEPGQTGGGPGSMNNLSLEMLSSMFGGLGAGSLAVPNRSNEPPEQLYATQLSQLQEMGFFDTQENIRALIATSGNVHAAVERLLGNSGQ